A portion of the Rhinolophus sinicus isolate RSC01 linkage group LG03, ASM3656204v1, whole genome shotgun sequence genome contains these proteins:
- the SNUPN gene encoding snurportin-1, with protein sequence MEELSQALASNFSVSQDLNSTAAPHPRLSQYKSKYSSLEQSERRRRLLELQKSKRLDYVNHARRLAEDDWTGMESEEEEEKKDDEEMDIDTGRKLPKRYANQLMLSEWLIDVPSDLGQEWIVVVCPVGKRALVVASRGSTSAYTKSGYCVNRFSSLLPGGNKQNSTTAKDYTILDCIYSEVKQTYYVLDVMCWRGHPFYDCQTDFRFYWMHSKLPEEALGENTKLNPFKFVGLKNFPCTHESLCKVLSMDFPFEVDGLLFYHKQAHYSPGSTPLVGWLRPYMVSDVLGMAVPPGPLTTKPEYAGLQLQQIIEHKRNQKEGTKEKLAHKASDSGHYELEHLSTPKLTSAPHSRDRPGA encoded by the exons ATGGAAGAGCTGAGTCAAGCCCTGGCTAGTAACTTCTCTGTATCTCAAGATCTGAATAGCACAGCTGCCCCACACCCCCGCCTATCCCAGTACAAGTCCAAGTACAGTTCCTTGGAACAGAGTGAGCGGCGCCGCCGGTTACTGGAACTGCAGAAATC cAAGCGTCTGGATTATGTGAATCATGCCAGAAGACTGGCCGAAGATGACTGGACAGGGATGGAGagtgaggaagaagaagagaagaaagatgatGAAGAAATGGACATTGACACTGGCAGGAAGTTACCAAAACGCTATGCTAATCAA TTGATGCTGTCTGAGTGGTTAATTGATGTCCCTTCAGATTTGGGGCAGGAATGGATTGTGGTCGTGTGCCCTGTTGGAAAAAGAGCACTCGTCGTTGCGTCCAGG GGTTCCACCAGTGCCTACACCAAGAGTGGTTATTGTGTCAACAGGTTTTCTTCCCTTCTGCCAGGAGGCAATAAGCAAAACTCAACAACAGCGAAAG ACTACACCATTCTGGACTGCATTTACAGTGAGGTAAAGCAGACCTACTATGTTCTGGATGTGATGTGCTGGCGGGGACACCCTTTCTACGACTGCCAG ACGGATTTCCGATTCTACTGGATGCATTCAAAGTTACCAGAAGAAGCACTGGGAGAGAACACCAAGCTCAATCCT tttaaatttgtGGGGCTAAAGAATTTCCCGTGTACCCATGAGAGCCTGTGTAAAGTGCTGTCTATGGATTTCCCTTTTGAG GTAGACGGGCTTCTCTTCTACCACAAGCAGGCCCACTACAGCCCCGGAAGCACTCCTCTGGTGGGCTGGCTGCGCCCGTACATGGTGTCCGATGTCCTTGGCATGGCCGTGCCGCCTGGCCCGCTGACCACCAAGCCAGAATATGCGGGGCTCCAGCTGCAGCAGATTATTGAGCACAAGCGGAACCAGAAGGAAGGTACGAAGGAGAAGCTCGCCCACAAGGCTTCTGACAGCGGACACTATGAGCTGGAGCACCTGTCTACCCCTAAGCTCACGAGTGCCCCCCACAGCCGGGACCGCCCGGGAGCCTGA